One genomic window of Punica granatum isolate Tunisia-2019 chromosome 1, ASM765513v2, whole genome shotgun sequence includes the following:
- the LOC116203399 gene encoding glycine-rich cell wall structural protein-like: MGKLRKHVGILSLLLVLLLGIAECRRIEEDTFSEGDGGGFGGGGGFGGGKGGGGGLGGGAGGGYGGGAGGGGGAGGGFGGGKGGGGGIGGGAGGGSGGGAGGGFGGGKGGGGGIGGGKGGGAGGGFGGGKGGGGGIGGGKGGGAGGGFGGGKGGGAGGGIGGGGGAGGGAGGGFGGGKGGGGGIGGGAGGGGGAGGGAGGGFGGGKGGGGGIGGGHGGGAGGGVGGGFGGGKGGGAGGGFGGGKGGGVGGGFGGGGGAGGGGGFGGGAGGGF; the protein is encoded by the coding sequence ATGGGAAAACTTCGTAAGCATGTCGGGATATTGAGCCTACTCCTAGTGTTGCTCCTCGGTATAGCCGAGTGCCGGAGAATCGAGGAAGACACGTTCTCCGAAGGCGATGGAGGAGGTTTCGGCGGTGGGGGTGGTTTTGGAGGTGGAAAGGGGGGTGGTGGAGGATTAGGTGGTGGTGCAGGAGGAGGATACGGTGGTGGTGCCGGTGGCGGCGGCGGTGCTGGTGGTGGTTTCGGAGGTGGAAAGGGTGGTGGCGGAGGAATAGGTGGTGGCGCCGGTGGAGGATCCGGTGGTGGTGCTGGTGGTGGCTTTGGAGGTGGTAAAGGTGGTGGCGGAGGAATAGGTGGCGGAAAAGGTGGTGGTGCTGGTGGTGGCTTTGGAGGTGGTAAAGGTGGTGGCGGAGGAATAGGTGGCGGAAAAGGTGGTGGTGCTGGCGGTGGCTTTGGTGGTGGAAAGGGTGGTGGTGCTGGCGGAGGAATAGGCGGTGGAGGTGGTGCAGGgggtggcgctggtggcgGCTTCGGAGGTGGAAAGGGCGGCGGAGGAGGCATTGGTGGTGGCGCaggaggaggtggtggtgcAGGCGGAGGTGCCGGTGGTGGCTTTGGAGGTGGAAagggtggaggaggaggaattGGGGGTGGACATGGTGGCGGTGCTGGAGGAGGTGTCGGTGGTGGCTTTGGAGGCGGAAAAGGAGGTGGTGCCGGTGGTGGATTCGGCGGTGGAAAAGGTGGTGGCGTAGGGGGAGGTTTtggtggaggtggtggtgcAGGTGGCGGTGGAGGTTTCGGCGGTGGGGCTGGAGGAGGATTTTAA